In Zobellia roscoffensis, the following are encoded in one genomic region:
- a CDS encoding KAP family P-loop NTPase fold protein, whose translation MSSLKHNDIVIPEDGTDPFVNCKLDRKKYADVLTDIVSGYADGFVLAINNPWGEGKTTFVKMWRQQLENNDFKTLYFNAWENDFQEEVIIALLSELEELREKSKKNFESLLQKSATFLKKVAPAAVKGAVGKAIGDEAVAEIAAAALEFTAEEVEEQIQSFNEKKKGIKDFRTALENFVKKVDGGKPVVFIIDELDRCRPSYAIQVLEQIKHLFSVSGIVFVLSIDKKQLGNAVRGAYGSDRIDADEYLRRFIDLEYIIPKPNIQMFIEYLYDYYAFDDFISSKKRSAYSNFNNDSDRLHTIPLLLFVNSGFSLRQLEKIFARIRVTLKSFSENQHVFPEILVLISYLEMINPLLLDKIRNSEISIQKLINELDDIVMPISDSTNIRKIRILVAGFMCKYANVYMTKSRKNEEGLINSESVSLENKLLVKTKLEDNEHHFTKAILNNQNHGERVDLDLNFILKKYDLTERIVN comes from the coding sequence ATGAGTAGTTTAAAGCATAACGATATTGTAATCCCAGAAGACGGAACAGATCCATTTGTAAATTGCAAATTGGATAGAAAAAAGTATGCTGATGTTTTAACCGATATTGTTAGTGGTTATGCAGATGGTTTTGTACTCGCTATAAATAACCCTTGGGGAGAAGGAAAAACTACATTTGTTAAAATGTGGCGTCAACAACTGGAAAATAATGACTTCAAAACTTTATATTTTAATGCTTGGGAGAATGACTTTCAAGAAGAAGTGATTATCGCTTTACTATCTGAGTTAGAAGAATTACGAGAGAAATCAAAAAAAAACTTTGAATCACTTCTTCAAAAATCGGCAACATTTTTAAAAAAGGTAGCTCCCGCTGCAGTAAAAGGTGCAGTTGGTAAAGCAATAGGGGATGAGGCCGTTGCAGAAATTGCTGCAGCTGCTCTAGAGTTTACCGCAGAAGAAGTTGAAGAACAAATACAATCCTTTAACGAGAAGAAAAAAGGAATTAAAGATTTTAGAACTGCACTAGAAAATTTTGTAAAAAAAGTAGACGGGGGTAAACCTGTAGTGTTTATTATTGATGAGTTAGATAGATGTAGACCAAGTTATGCAATTCAGGTTTTAGAACAAATCAAACATTTATTTTCAGTCTCAGGAATTGTTTTTGTTTTGTCTATTGATAAAAAGCAATTGGGCAATGCTGTAAGAGGTGCTTACGGCAGTGATAGAATTGATGCTGATGAATACTTAAGGCGATTTATTGATTTGGAATATATCATCCCTAAGCCAAATATTCAAATGTTTATAGAGTACTTATATGATTACTATGCTTTTGATGATTTTATTAGTTCAAAAAAAAGAAGTGCGTATTCAAATTTTAATAATGATAGCGATAGGCTCCATACTATACCACTATTACTCTTTGTAAATAGTGGATTTAGCTTAAGACAGCTTGAAAAAATATTTGCAAGGATTAGAGTAACACTTAAGAGTTTTTCAGAGAATCAACATGTATTTCCTGAAATCCTTGTTCTAATAAGCTATTTGGAAATGATAAATCCATTATTGTTAGATAAAATCAGAAATAGTGAGATAAGTATTCAGAAATTAATAAACGAATTAGATGATATAGTGATGCCAATTTCTGATTCTACTAATATTAGAAAGATAAGAATACTTGTGGCGGGATTTATGTGTAAATATGCTAATGTTTACATGACAAAATCTAGAAAAAATGAAGAAGGTTTAATTAATTCTGAATCGGTAAGTCTCGAAAATAAATTATTAGTAAAAACAAAGCTTGAAGATAATGAACATCATTTTACAAAAGCTATTCTCAATAATCAAAATCATGGGGAACGGGTTGATTTAGACCTAAATTTTATTTTGAAAAAATATGACTTAACCGAAAGAATTGTTAATTAA